The DNA sequence CAAATGGAATATTACGGACAACGGGTTACAGTTGGTTTAAAATATGATTTATTTAAGAAAAATTAAAAAAATAGAAATGAGAAATTTGAAAATAAATATTGTATTTGGTTTAACAGTTTTGTTATTGGGTTGTGTGGCTAAATTACCAGAAATAGTAGCTAATGTTGTCACAGAAAAAACGCCGCATGATACTGACGACCCAGCTATTTGGATAAATAATAACAACCCAGATGAAAGTATTGTTTTTGGTACTGATAAAGACGAAGTTAACGGAGGTGTGTATGCTTTTAATTTAGATGGAAAAATCATTAGAGAAAAAAGTATTACTAATATTAGTTATCCAAACAATGTAGATATAGAGTATGGTTTCAAATTAACCGATTCTACTTCAACAGATATTATGGTATTTTCAGAAAGAGAAAAACATCAAATACGTTTGTTTTCAGTACCAGATATGACACCTTTGGATAATGGGGGATTTAAAGTTTTTGAAGAAGAAACCAATATTGAAATGAAGCGCCCCATGGGTGTATCATTTTATAAAAATCCAGAGACAGGAAAAATATCGGTTTTTGTAAGCAGAAAAAATGGTCCAACTGAGGGATATTTACATCAATACGAATTGGTTTCAGATTCGCTTGGAATAAAAGCCAATTTACTTAGAAAAGTTGGCACGTTTAGTGGACAAAAAGAAATTGAAGCTATTGCGGTTGATGATGAATCTGGATTTGTTTATTATTCAGATGAAGGCTTTGGTATTAGAAAATACCATGCTAATCCAGAAAAAGGTGATACGGAAATAGCCTTTATTGGGAATGAACATTTTAAAGACGATATTGAAGGCATTGCTATAGCTAAATATGACGATAAAGGATTTTTAATTGTATCGAATCAACAAGCGCACACCTTTAATATTTTCAGTTTGGAAACCAATGCATTTATAAAAGAACTTAATTTAGGAACTATTGAAACCGATGGATGCGATGTTACCACTGTTCCATTAGGGAATAAATTTCCAAACGGGTTGTTTGTAAGTATGAATGATGAAATGGATTTCTTTTTTCATGATTTAGCAAAGCTAAACTTGGAAGAGAAATAAGGTAAACGTATATTTTAAATAGAACCTTCTCATAAATGGGAAGGTTTTTTTATTGATATTGTTAGAATATTTTATTAAATTAGGCTATTGTATTTGCAATCATCTAAAAATTAATGATTATGGAAGTACCATTTAGATCGGAAATCAGGAATTCCCCTTCAACACCAACAATCAAAATATATTTGAGTGATGAGTCTTTAGATGCTAAAATCAAAACGCATTTAGAACATTTTGAAGAAATAGAATCTATAGAAATAACTGAAAGTGTTGAGCGTAATCGCGCCAACGAAAATATTACAGTTTTTTTAAAGGACAATGTAGATATTAATAAGATGAAAGCTTCAATAGATTCTAGTTTATGGTGGTATTTTGAAGAGGATTTAGTGGATGAATAATTTTGTTTAATCAAATAACAATACAACATAATCAGTGCTTCGTACCTTTTATATTTGCTGTTTATTAATCTTAAAAAGCATAGCTAGGTTCAATTTTAAAATAATATTTTAATTGTGTTTTGTGTTGCGGTTTATTTTAAGAATTTAATAATCTTGGTTGAGTTTGGTTTTTTTGCAGCTTTAGTAAAGGCTCAAAATAAAAAATCCCAAACATAAGTTGCTTGGGATTTAGTGTATTTAAGTGTTTTTGAAAGGGGTTGTTACTGTTAACCCCTCGCACAAGACAATAAGTTAAGTTAGTACCTGTAATACTCTGGTTTAAACGGTCCTTCAACTTCTACACCAATATAATCTGCTTGATCTTTACGGAGTTCTGTTAATTCAACACCAATTTTGGCTAAGTGTAATTTTGCAACTTTTTCATCTAAATGTTTAGGTAGCATGTATACATCATTTTTGTAAGCTTCATTATTGGTCCATAATTCAATTTGAGCCAAAGTTTGGTTGGTGAACGAGTTACTCATTACAAAACTTGGATGACCAGTAGCACAACCTAAGTTTACTAAACGACCTTCAGCAAGAATGATAATATCTTTTCCGTTTACGGTATATTTATCAACCTGTGGTTTAATAGTATTTTTAGTATGCCCGTGGTTTTTATTTAACCAAGCCATATCAATTTCATTATCAAAATGCCCAATGTTACAAACTATAGCTTTGTCTTTTAGAGCTTCAAAATGCTTGCCTTGAACAATATCTTTATTTCCTGTAGTGGTAATAACGATATCAGCATTTGGAGCAACGGTTTCTAATTTTTTAACTTCAAAACCATCCATAGCAGCTTGTAATGCACAAATTGGGTCAATTTCGGTAATGGTAACAATACTACCAGCACCTTTAAAAGAGGCTGCGGTACCTTTACCAACATCGCCATAACCACAAACCACGACGCGTTTTCCAGCAAGCATGATATCGGTTGCCCGACGAATAGCATCTACAGCAGATTCTTTACAACCGTATTTATTATCAAATTTTGATTTTGTTACTGAATCGTTAACATTGATTGCAGGCATTGGTAGTGTGCCGTTTTTTACACGCTCATAAAGTCTGTGAACACCTGTAGTAGTTTCTTCACTTAATCCTTTTATGCCTCCAACTAATTCTGGATAGCGGTCTAAAACCATATTAGTTAAATCGCCTCCATCATCAAGTATCATATTTAATGGCTTTCTGTCTTCACCAAAAAATAAGGTTTGTTCAATGCACCAATCAAATTCTTCTTCAGTCATGTCTTTCCAAGCATATACTGCAGTTCCGGCAGCGGCAATTGCCGCAGCGGCTTGGTCTTGTGTAGAAAAAATGTTGCAAGAACTCCAAGTAACTTCGGCACCTAAAGCTTGTAAAGTTTCAATTAAAACCGCTGTTTGGATGGTCATGTGTAAACAACCAGCAATACGCGCGCCTTTTAGTGGTTTTGAGTTTCCGTATTCTTCTCGTAAACTCATTAAACCAGGCATTTCAGCTTCAGCTAATTCTATTTCTTTGCGTCCCCAATCGGCAAGTGTAATGTCTTTTACTTTGCTTGCTACGTAAGGAATTGTTTTTGTACTCATAGTAATTTTCTTTTGTTTTAATACCTAAACTTCATTGTTAATAGCGCTTAAAATACTTAAATTCGCTTATTAAAAAAGTGCATTTAGCTTTAGGCGATGCAAAGATAATCAATAACTTTTAGAATACTAAATGCCACTTTATAAAACCATTACACCAAATTCACAAACTACTGTTAAAATCTGGAAGATTACAGAATCTTATAATGAATTATTTCAATCTGTAAACTTGAAACCTAAAAGTTTGGAACGCGTTTTAAACATGAAAAGCGAGATGCATCAACGTGGTTTTTTAAGTGTTAGAATGCTTTTAGCCGAATTTGGATATAATGATGTTGATTTGCATTATGATAAAAATGGTAAGCCCTATTTAAAAGATGGTAAACAAATATCTATAACACATTCTTTTAATTTTTCAGCTGTAATTATAAGTGATAGCATTGTTGGAGTTGATATTGAAAAACAGCGTGATAAAATTAATATTATAGCCCATAAATTTGTTGATTATGAGTTTGATTATTTAATTGAAAACGATACAAATTATATAAAAAAGTTAACGGTTATTTGGTGTATTAAAGAGTCTTTATACAAATTATTTGCAACCCCTGGATTGAGTTTTAAACAGCATTGTTTGGTTATTCCATTTTCTGAAGAAGACAGTGAAACGGTTTCATGGATTGATTATCATGAAAAAAAACATTGTTATATCAGTCACTTTTTAGAGTTTGAAGGGTTTACTTGTGCATATGTTATAGCCTAAATGAATACGGTTTATAAAAACATACAAGAAGCCATCAGCAATGGTGATAAACTATTTGCAGTTTTAATAGATCCAGATAAGTTTTCTGTTGGAAATACAAGTCATTTTATTGAAAAAGTAAATACTTCTATGGCTACCCATATTTTTGTAGGAGGTAGTACCGTAGCTGAAAATCAAACAGATATTTTGGTTTCAGAAATTAAAAAATATACTAAACTTCCTATTGTTTTATTCCCAGGAGATGTTAGTCAAATTACAAACAAAGCAGATGCTATTTTGTTTCTATCTTTAATTTCGGGAAGAAACCCAGAATATTTAATAGGAAAACATGTCAAGGCAGTTTCTAAATTAAACAACAGCCAATTAGAAGTTATTTCCACAGGTTATATTTTAATTGAAAGTGGTAAAGAAACAGCAGTTGAAAAAGTGACACGTACTAAGCCTTTGTTAAAAAATAAGGTTCAGAATATAGTTGATACTGCAAAAGCAGGAGAACTGTTAGGGATGAAATTAATTTATTTAGAAGCCGGTAGCGGAGCTAAAAACCCCATACCAGATAGTATTATTTCTGAAGTTAAAAAAGTGTTGCACATTCCATTGATTGTAGGTGGAGGTATTAGGAGTAAAATAGAATTAGATAAGGCTTTTGAAGCAGGGGCAGATTTGGTGGTTATTGGTACAGCTTTTGAGGAAGATGAATCGTTTTTAAGGCTTTGTTAAAAAAAATATGACTTTGGAGATACTTGCTATTTATTTTTTTAACTTATATTGACACGTTTTGTGAAGCAGATGGTATATAAGAGTTTCTAAATAAACGAGGTAACATGTTTTAGATTTTGAAAAGAATCTAATCAATCAAAATAACTTTGTGAAAAATTAAAAAAAAGAAAATAATGTTTTCAGATAAAGATATTCAACAAATAACAAATAAAGGAATTACTGTTGATCAGGTTAATGCTCAAGTATTACGTTTAAAAAATGGCAT is a window from the Pseudalgibacter alginicilyticus genome containing:
- a CDS encoding phytase, producing MRNLKINIVFGLTVLLLGCVAKLPEIVANVVTEKTPHDTDDPAIWINNNNPDESIVFGTDKDEVNGGVYAFNLDGKIIREKSITNISYPNNVDIEYGFKLTDSTSTDIMVFSEREKHQIRLFSVPDMTPLDNGGFKVFEEETNIEMKRPMGVSFYKNPETGKISVFVSRKNGPTEGYLHQYELVSDSLGIKANLLRKVGTFSGQKEIEAIAVDDESGFVYYSDEGFGIRKYHANPEKGDTEIAFIGNEHFKDDIEGIAIAKYDDKGFLIVSNQQAHTFNIFSLETNAFIKELNLGTIETDGCDVTTVPLGNKFPNGLFVSMNDEMDFFFHDLAKLNLEEK
- the ahcY gene encoding adenosylhomocysteinase yields the protein MSTKTIPYVASKVKDITLADWGRKEIELAEAEMPGLMSLREEYGNSKPLKGARIAGCLHMTIQTAVLIETLQALGAEVTWSSCNIFSTQDQAAAAIAAAGTAVYAWKDMTEEEFDWCIEQTLFFGEDRKPLNMILDDGGDLTNMVLDRYPELVGGIKGLSEETTTGVHRLYERVKNGTLPMPAINVNDSVTKSKFDNKYGCKESAVDAIRRATDIMLAGKRVVVCGYGDVGKGTAASFKGAGSIVTITEIDPICALQAAMDGFEVKKLETVAPNADIVITTTGNKDIVQGKHFEALKDKAIVCNIGHFDNEIDMAWLNKNHGHTKNTIKPQVDKYTVNGKDIIILAEGRLVNLGCATGHPSFVMSNSFTNQTLAQIELWTNNEAYKNDVYMLPKHLDEKVAKLHLAKIGVELTELRKDQADYIGVEVEGPFKPEYYRY
- a CDS encoding 4'-phosphopantetheinyl transferase family protein → MPLYKTITPNSQTTVKIWKITESYNELFQSVNLKPKSLERVLNMKSEMHQRGFLSVRMLLAEFGYNDVDLHYDKNGKPYLKDGKQISITHSFNFSAVIISDSIVGVDIEKQRDKINIIAHKFVDYEFDYLIENDTNYIKKLTVIWCIKESLYKLFATPGLSFKQHCLVIPFSEEDSETVSWIDYHEKKHCYISHFLEFEGFTCAYVIA
- a CDS encoding geranylgeranylglyceryl/heptaprenylglyceryl phosphate synthase, encoding MNTVYKNIQEAISNGDKLFAVLIDPDKFSVGNTSHFIEKVNTSMATHIFVGGSTVAENQTDILVSEIKKYTKLPIVLFPGDVSQITNKADAILFLSLISGRNPEYLIGKHVKAVSKLNNSQLEVISTGYILIESGKETAVEKVTRTKPLLKNKVQNIVDTAKAGELLGMKLIYLEAGSGAKNPIPDSIISEVKKVLHIPLIVGGGIRSKIELDKAFEAGADLVVIGTAFEEDESFLRLC